Part of the Bacteriovorax stolpii genome, GCCCGGTTGTGGTAAGATTGGAGACAACAGATGAGGCACTGACTTTATCTGTGACTGATTCAGGCCTTTGCCCATATAAGACGTTAGATGAACTTCTTTCTGCCGACAGAAGTAAAAAACCAAGTGCTGGTCTGGGCCTTGGAATGAGTATCGTGCAGAAAATTATGAGAGAGATGGATGGAAGACTCTCATACAATCAGACTCCAACAACGTTTTCGCTTTTTTTAAGGAATAAAAAATGAAACAGGTTCTTATCATTGAAGACGATGAAAATTTAGGGAAGTCTCTTAAGAAAATTCTCGAAGATGAAGGACTTGTGGCCCATTTAGCTCCGACTCTAAAAGAGGCGCGCGAGCTCACCAGCGATTCACTGGATGTCATTGTCCTGGATTGGATGCTTCCGGATGGACAGGGGATTGATTTTCTCCGTGAATTGCGCGCAAAAAATGCTTCTATTCCTGTCATTATGCTAACAGCGAGAACAGATCTCATTGATAAAGTCCTGGGCCTGGAAACTGGGGCCAGCGATTATATGACGAAACCTTTTGAGTCTCGCGAACTGGTCGCGCGCGTTCGCGTGCAACTTCGTGAGAAACTTGCTCCCAAAGAAAAAGACGAGCGCATCGTGATGGGGAAACTCATTATCAATTCGGCCGATAAAGAAGTTCTTTTTGACGGCAAACGCGTGACTATGACCAAGATGGAGTATGAGCTTTTAAAACTTCTGGCCGAAAATCCTCGCCAGACTTTTTCCCGTGAAAACCTACTTGATAAGGTTTGGGGTTATGAGAATTATCCGACGACAAGAACTGTCGACACTCACGTCTTACAAATCAGACAAAAAACGTCTGATGAGGTGATTGAGACGGTGAGAGGGCTTGGTTACCGCCTGGGAACCATCTCTAATGTCAATTCGAATTGACAATCAATTTACTAAGAACTGACGCAAGAATTTAGTCCTCTGTTACGATGAGATTACCATCAGGAGGACCTATGAATAAATTCACTTTCACAATCGCGCTTCTTTCTACTGCATTTTTAATGAGCTGTACGACGTCTGAGAAAGACATGAAGGAGAAGCTGGCTAAAGTCTTAAAAGAGAACCCTAGTATCTTGACTGAAGCAATTGAAAAACACCCCGCCGAATTTATCACTGCCCTCCAAAACGCAGCTAAAAATGCTCAGGAAGCCATGGCTAAAAACCGTGAAGCCGATGAGAAGAAACAGCTAGAAGAATCATTCAATAACCCCCTGGTGGCAGAAATCAGAAGTGATGAGGCGATCCTTGGACCCAAGGACGCCATCATCACACTGGTGGAATACTCTGATTTCGAATGTCCATTTTGTTCACGTGGAAACACAACTGTTAATGAGTTGATGAAAAAGTATCAAGGAAAGATTCGTTTTGTGTATAAACACTTACCGCTTTCTTTCCATGAACAAGCGATGATTTCAGCGCAATACTTCGAGGCGATTCGTCTGCAAAATAATGACAAGGCCTTCAAGTTTCACGACGAAGTTTTCGCCAACCAAGGCAAGCTTAAAGAAGGAACTGCTTTCTTAGATTCTGCAGCTAAGAAGGTGGGAGCAGATATGACTAAACTTAAAAAAGATTTACATTCTGACGCTGTTAAAAACAGAATTGCAGCAGACGTCGCAGAAGCAGGGAAATTCGGAATGCAGGGGACTCCTGGCTTCCTGTTAAACGGGGTGCCAGTTAGAGGGGCGTACCCTACAGAATACTTTGTTTCGTTAATCGACGAGCTTCAAAAACGCGGCAAAATTAAAATCTAAGAAAGATTTTCCAAACGTGAGTGAACCTTGAGAATTTGAGGTGCATTCACGTTTGGAAATTTTGTTATTTCGACGTTTAATTTATGTTAGCTATTTGAGTTTTTAAGATTTTGTCGTGCGCAGTTCGTTTTTGTTTTTCAAAAAATGCATACAAAATTCCAAGCCCTAAAAGATTGATAGATACTAGCGATAGGCTCGTTCTCATAAAGTGCTGTAAGAGAGTTAGTTTAGTATTATCATGATTCAAAACTTTTAATTTAAATAAAAATTTTCCCAGAGTGGTATCATACTTATAAAGAATAATGACTTCATAAATGATGAAAAATATTATAGATAAGTGAAGCTTTGAAGTATTTGGAAATTTGAGCTCTACTAGTAAAGCTAATATGTTAATCAGACAAAGATCAATCAATTTTGCCGATAATCTTTTATACAATAATTCTTCCATAAGTATCACCAATAAAAGTTACGTAACATTAAGTAGTATTTTAGATCACTGACCTGAATCGTGAGACATTGCTCCATCTTATCGGCACTTCCCTTAAGGTCACTTTTTAATATTTGTATGTTTTTTTGGAGCTTATCTTTAGCAATTCGGTAACTGATAAACTCAACATTCCTTTCTTCAATGATTTTAATTTTTGAAGCAGGTGCCTCTTGGCTAATCGCTTCACCAAATGAAGAATCGCGAAAACGAAGACAAAGATTTGTAACTGCAGGTTTGTTTTGATTTGTCATTTCTAGAGCTGATGAAAGTGGGTGGGGGGTCTTTTTCTCTGGTGCTTGTCCCATTTCACTTTCCAATACTTTAGCACTTTTTTGAATTGTGCCTTCTAGATCCTCATAGCGAAAATGATCTAAGAAATATTTGTCATCCTTTGCTTTGTAGAAAATAATTTTTTCACCCTTCGGTAAAAGCTTTATTTTTGCATGGGGATTTAATATTTCGCTTTTTCCAATAAGGGAATAGTCATTTAAGTCAAGCAATGTACTCATACTTTTTGATTTCTCAGAGTAGAGTAGTATATGGGGGGTCTTTAGATACATTTCTTTTATTACATAATCCTTGCTCTCTAGCTTTGTAGAAAATAAATCTTTTCTTTCAGGTAAATTCGACTGTAATTTCAGTTCTATTAGAACCAAAATCACTAATATTAAATAAGGGATAATGAAATTTCTAAAAATGTTATTCATGAACCTCAACCCTCGCTTGAAAAACGAATGCATGATTCATCACTATTGAAAGTTCAGACTCTAAATCAGTTACGCTTGTGTCAAAGCAATAAGTTCCATTGCTATCAGGATAGAGAACCCCAACGTCTTTCAAGAAGATGTTACTTTCTTTTAAAGTCTTAAGATTTGCTTGCATATCTTCTACTGTGTAGGCTTTTTTATTACTTATTTTTGAATCACAATATTTAAAGTGTTTTGGATAATCACTTGAAAGAGGTGTCTCGGCTTTATCATCATTAACTAGGAAAATTTCATCAAATGTAGGTAATGGAACGTTTAAAATTTCATCCTTATAGGAAACTTTAATCAGTACTTCGTCAGAATAAAGAGAAAAATCATTATTTTGTTGAAAAGTGACATCTAAAACAGTGACCTCTTCTCCTATTATAAATGATTTCAATGGGAGCATTTCCCTCTTTTCAGCTGTTGTGGCTAAATACATGGGAAATGTTATTCCTAGATTAGAGGGAACAATATTTACGTTGTTTTTGAATATCGTAAAGAAGCTAAGCTTTTGAATTGGAATTTTTTTATTTATGTATTTCTCTAAGTAGAATTTTGCAAAATCCTTTTGCATTTCAATTCGTTTTTTAAAATCGAGATCATCCACTTTTTTTAGAGTTTGTAAAAACTGCTTAGATTCTACTGGCAAAAAATAGAGAACTCCAAAGCTGCTGATGAGTTTGATAGAAATGAAAAGTAGTAGATGAATTTTTGCTTTAATGTTTTGAACTCCGACAATAATTCTATCGGAATACTTATTGCAAGGATTAATAAATTTTACGTAGAAGACTGACAAAAAAAGATGACTATTTCGCTTTGATATAAAAATAGTGAGAATATTAAGATCCCTTTGGAGATTTCGTTATTCTTCTTCTTCTTCTTCTTCTTCTTCTTCTTCTTCTTCTTCTTCTTCAGATTCCACTATTCATTCTTTGGTGTCATTTTTCAGGATCAGAGCTTTAGGAGTAAGATTCAGTAAGAGTACTCCGTCATTTTAATGACTTACTAAAGTGATTTATCGTCAAATTAGTGACTTACATAATGTAAGTTTAGTTACGATATATCAAACAGTTAGCCTTCTTATCCACACTATTAGGTGCTCTAATAGGCCTTTTAAAAGTTGGCACAGCTCCTGCAATAGGTATTAGTGTGTGTGTGGAGAATCTATTAAAAGGATTTTTTTAGACCTCCTGTGAATGTCTCTCAAAAAGCCCATTGCTGAAATATGCACTGGGCTTTTTTGTTTTAGCCCACTTCTTTTATAATCATCATGACTTCTTTAATATTTGTCTTAAATACTCAGCCTGGATTTTTATCATGAAGAAACTCATTTGCTTAATCGCTTTATTATTTAGTACGACTCAAGTTATGGCCGAAGGAAACAACGGAGCAGGGATTGTGTTTGGTGACCCTTCGGGGATTACATTTCAACACAAGATCAATGCTCAACAATTCACCGATTTTTATTTCGCCTACACGTGGGATAAGGAATGGGTTTTTATTGGTGATTACAAATTTCACTTACCAAATCTTTTCCAGGGTTCTGTTCCTGTGGTTCCTTATGCAGGGATTGGTCTTTTCTTTAAAATTGAAGATAAAAAACACGATGATGATGTCGCCTTAGGCGCGCGTATTCCTCTGGGGATTGACTGGCGAATTCCAAACTCACCAATTGTTCTTTTTGGAGAGCTTGTTCCGGCCCTGCGTTTGATTAAGTCTACCGATGGCGATTTTCAGGCCGGTCTTGGTGGAAGGTTCTTCTTTTAATGAATGATTACTTTGAAGGGGAGACTTATAGCTCTTTT contains:
- a CDS encoding DsbA family protein, with amino-acid sequence MNKFTFTIALLSTAFLMSCTTSEKDMKEKLAKVLKENPSILTEAIEKHPAEFITALQNAAKNAQEAMAKNREADEKKQLEESFNNPLVAEIRSDEAILGPKDAIITLVEYSDFECPFCSRGNTTVNELMKKYQGKIRFVYKHLPLSFHEQAMISAQYFEAIRLQNNDKAFKFHDEVFANQGKLKEGTAFLDSAAKKVGADMTKLKKDLHSDAVKNRIAADVAEAGKFGMQGTPGFLLNGVPVRGAYPTEYFVSLIDELQKRGKIKI
- a CDS encoding RDD family protein codes for the protein MEELLYKRLSAKLIDLCLINILALLVELKFPNTSKLHLSIIFFIIYEVIILYKYDTTLGKFLFKLKVLNHDNTKLTLLQHFMRTSLSLVSINLLGLGILYAFFEKQKRTAHDKILKTQIANIN
- a CDS encoding response regulator transcription factor encodes the protein MKQVLIIEDDENLGKSLKKILEDEGLVAHLAPTLKEARELTSDSLDVIVLDWMLPDGQGIDFLRELRAKNASIPVIMLTARTDLIDKVLGLETGASDYMTKPFESRELVARVRVQLREKLAPKEKDERIVMGKLIINSADKEVLFDGKRVTMTKMEYELLKLLAENPRQTFSRENLLDKVWGYENYPTTRTVDTHVLQIRQKTSDEVIETVRGLGYRLGTISNVNSN